The following coding sequences lie in one Terriglobales bacterium genomic window:
- a CDS encoding PadR family transcriptional regulator — MGKPSDLVQGTLDLLVMRTIAPEPKHGWAIAKRIEQISDEVLQVQQGSLYPALHRLEQQGWIKAEWARTENGREAKFYSLTKAGQEQLETEKANWSRLSGAINVVLRKA; from the coding sequence ATGGGCAAACCGAGCGATTTGGTCCAAGGCACCCTCGATCTATTGGTCATGCGGACGATTGCGCCCGAGCCGAAGCACGGTTGGGCCATCGCTAAACGGATCGAACAGATTTCCGATGAGGTGCTGCAAGTGCAACAAGGCTCGCTGTATCCGGCACTGCATCGCTTAGAGCAGCAGGGCTGGATCAAAGCCGAGTGGGCACGGACGGAAAACGGCCGCGAAGCCAAATTCTATTCGCTGACGAAGGCCGGGCAAGAACAACTCGAAACCGAGAAGGCGAATTGGAGCCGGTTATCCGGCGCCATCAACGTGGTGTTGCGAAAGGCTTGA
- a CDS encoding gas vesicle protein produces MERFPTVSGNTNLVDILDRILDKGLVIAGDIRISLANVELLTVRIRLLVCSVDKAEQIGMNWWKFDPNLTHRLPTAPERPLPAQAQTRAAGTRGQRRSATASSTRPKPRGTNK; encoded by the coding sequence ATGGAACGCTTCCCGACGGTATCCGGCAACACCAATCTGGTCGATATTCTGGACCGCATTCTCGATAAAGGACTCGTCATCGCCGGCGACATCCGCATCTCCCTCGCGAATGTCGAGCTGCTGACGGTCCGCATTCGTCTGCTGGTCTGCTCGGTCGACAAAGCAGAGCAGATCGGAATGAACTGGTGGAAATTTGATCCCAATTTGACCCATCGCTTGCCGACAGCGCCAGAGAGGCCTTTGCCCGCTCAGGCGCAAACGCGAGCAGCAGGCACTCGCGGACAGAGGCGTTCGGCGACTGCTAGTTCGACTCGTCCGAAGCCGAGAGGAACGAATAAGTAA
- the gvpA gene encoding gas vesicle structural protein GvpA — protein MAVERVSGGSSLIDVLDRVLDKGIVIDAWVRISLVGIDLITVEARVVVASIDTYLKYADAVGLMPTVSRPQIAGVPEETFGTEEEEVPGTRPTRVRRGGRR, from the coding sequence ATGGCTGTTGAAAGAGTATCTGGCGGATCAAGTCTAATTGACGTTCTTGATCGGGTACTGGACAAAGGCATTGTCATTGACGCGTGGGTGCGCATTTCGCTGGTGGGCATTGATCTGATCACGGTGGAAGCGCGCGTCGTCGTCGCCTCGATCGACACGTACCTCAAGTACGCAGACGCAGTCGGACTCATGCCGACCGTCAGCCGTCCGCAGATCGCCGGTGTGCCGGAAGAAACGTTCGGCACAGAAGAGGAAGAAGTTCCGGGTACACGACCCACACGTGTACGTCGTGGAGGCAGGCGGTAA
- a CDS encoding ATP-binding protein, protein MMATPELRLQKPETAKRNGSPRRAPAALRLLQAERSEEVYPILLEEIVGLGFDRTFIVAVDFETGEVLPSASLNCSKNYLDRFRSSLFAAENPVVDVLHSQRPSVVKDSSLHHRSLYCHPILYSNTTPCWEAERERRSECLAVDNCMRRRKMSLESQVCGTCNMRAYAALVAVELPTKAAPDIILLNNLIEMANRYLSRLFKVEHYYNRMTDMDVTIAQLQTVMQSMSDPVILTDNHYRVIVQNRAAERFFKVPDSTIAEGLTEGLARAVEMNNLLFSAALSSVAVSGVEASRDLTLIDAIEGEEMLFEAVCTPTFGRDGMPLGMVTVMRDVTDLRRADQELRTNYEKLRAAEELVRQDRDRLNVIIESVGDPIVVCDGSAKAVLLDPLAQNLFGVGEKEPVGPTRVPDTIRVKNQAQLDAYVTAFTFGFADKESGSIKLSDPNSRQEIEYDTRSGKIYDERGQVAFTVTVLRDLTALRRVEQLRVERRMLEIEKFAAAGRLAATIAHEVNNPMEAIKNAIYLLSDSVRPDAQPVYDILKSETERVARIVRQMLGLYRNNEQVKPVNINVLIEDTLLLLNRQLQRSNIEVTTKLSELPDAVVAADQLRQVLSNLVINAKDAMPDGGRLQLRTRHVRTSKEFPLGSIRILVADTGSGIPRELQKSIFEPFVTTKGEKGTGLGLWIVRGIIGNHGGKISVRSKVGKGTIFKIELPAVR, encoded by the coding sequence ATGATGGCAACGCCCGAACTTCGCCTGCAGAAGCCGGAGACAGCCAAGCGAAATGGCTCGCCTCGTCGCGCTCCGGCTGCGCTCCGCCTGCTCCAGGCTGAGCGCTCGGAAGAGGTTTATCCGATCCTGCTTGAGGAGATCGTTGGCCTGGGCTTCGATCGAACTTTCATCGTGGCTGTCGATTTCGAAACCGGCGAAGTTTTGCCTTCAGCCTCGCTGAACTGCTCGAAGAATTACCTCGATCGCTTCCGCAGCTCGCTCTTCGCTGCCGAGAACCCCGTCGTCGACGTGCTGCATTCTCAGCGCCCTAGCGTGGTGAAGGACTCATCGCTTCATCATCGTTCCCTCTACTGCCATCCGATTCTGTACAGCAACACAACCCCCTGCTGGGAAGCCGAGCGCGAGCGTCGCAGCGAGTGTTTGGCCGTCGATAACTGCATGCGTCGCCGCAAGATGAGCCTGGAGAGTCAGGTATGCGGTACCTGCAACATGCGGGCGTATGCTGCGCTGGTGGCCGTTGAACTGCCGACAAAAGCCGCTCCGGACATCATCCTCCTTAACAACCTGATTGAGATGGCCAATCGCTATCTCTCGCGGCTCTTCAAAGTTGAGCACTACTACAACCGCATGACGGACATGGACGTGACCATCGCCCAACTGCAAACCGTCATGCAGTCGATGAGTGATCCTGTCATCCTCACCGACAATCACTACCGCGTCATCGTGCAGAACCGCGCTGCTGAGCGCTTCTTCAAAGTTCCGGATTCCACAATTGCCGAAGGGCTCACGGAAGGTTTGGCGCGCGCAGTAGAGATGAACAATCTTCTCTTTTCTGCGGCGTTGTCGTCAGTGGCGGTCTCTGGCGTGGAAGCCTCACGTGACCTCACCCTCATCGATGCTATCGAAGGCGAAGAGATGCTGTTTGAGGCCGTCTGCACACCCACGTTTGGACGCGATGGCATGCCGCTTGGCATGGTCACGGTCATGCGCGACGTAACCGATCTGCGACGCGCCGATCAGGAATTACGCACCAATTACGAGAAGCTGCGCGCTGCGGAAGAGTTAGTTCGCCAGGACCGCGACCGGTTGAACGTCATTATTGAAAGCGTGGGCGATCCCATTGTTGTGTGCGACGGCTCCGCGAAAGCTGTCCTGCTCGATCCGCTTGCGCAGAACCTGTTTGGCGTTGGCGAAAAAGAGCCCGTCGGCCCCACGCGAGTGCCTGACACGATTCGTGTCAAAAATCAGGCCCAACTTGACGCATACGTTACCGCCTTTACTTTTGGTTTTGCCGACAAAGAAAGCGGGTCCATCAAGCTTAGCGATCCCAACAGCCGGCAGGAGATCGAATATGACACGCGCTCGGGAAAAATCTATGACGAGCGCGGACAGGTGGCGTTCACTGTCACCGTACTTCGCGATTTAACCGCGCTGCGGCGTGTTGAGCAATTGAGAGTCGAGCGGCGCATGCTCGAAATCGAAAAGTTCGCTGCCGCAGGACGCCTTGCCGCAACCATTGCTCACGAAGTTAACAATCCGATGGAGGCGATCAAGAACGCCATCTACCTGCTGTCGGATTCGGTACGTCCGGACGCGCAGCCAGTCTATGACATTCTGAAATCTGAGACCGAGCGCGTCGCGCGCATCGTGCGGCAAATGTTGGGTCTCTACCGCAACAATGAGCAGGTGAAGCCGGTCAATATCAATGTGCTGATCGAAGACACGCTGCTGCTGCTCAATCGCCAGCTGCAGCGTAGCAACATCGAAGTCACGACCAAGCTCAGCGAGTTGCCAGATGCAGTTGTTGCCGCCGATCAGCTACGTCAAGTGCTTTCCAACCTGGTTATCAATGCCAAGGACGCAATGCCCGATGGTGGGCGCCTCCAGTTGCGAACGCGTCATGTGCGCACTAGTAAAGAGTTCCCGCTTGGCAGTATTCGCATTCTCGTAGCAGATACCGGTTCGGGGATTCCCAGAGAATTGCAGAAGAGCATCTTCGAACCGTTTGTCACGACCAAGGGAGAGAAGGGCACCGGCCTTGGACTCTGGATCGTTCGCGGCATCATCGGCAACCACGGCGGAAAGATCTCGGTGCGGAGTAAGGTAGGGAAGGGAACAATTTTCAAGATCGAGTTGCCGGCGGTACGGTAG
- a CDS encoding response regulator, producing MAADKKFSILVVDDERAVLTTYGLILSKKGYDVETALSSVDALAALKRRDFDLLLCDYSLEQEHTGFEVIEQGRRKNPKVRAAILTGYASKETAEQARKDNIAILYKPIDIEEFFSTIDKLLKEEYEPKQSEEEGESHADSKQKGSAKGSSQPGAGRKSRAI from the coding sequence ATGGCAGCAGATAAGAAATTCTCGATTCTCGTAGTCGACGATGAGCGCGCCGTGCTCACCACCTACGGGCTGATTCTGTCCAAAAAAGGCTACGACGTCGAGACTGCACTTTCGTCCGTCGATGCGCTTGCCGCGCTCAAACGGCGCGATTTCGATCTGCTGCTCTGCGATTATTCCCTGGAGCAGGAGCACACTGGCTTTGAGGTCATTGAGCAGGGAAGGCGCAAGAATCCGAAGGTGCGTGCGGCTATCTTGACCGGATATGCAAGCAAGGAAACCGCCGAGCAGGCGCGCAAAGACAATATCGCGATTCTGTACAAGCCGATTGATATAGAAGAGTTCTTCAGCACGATCGACAAACTTTTGAAGGAAGAGTATGAGCCCAAGCAAAGCGAAGAAGAAGGCGAGTCCCACGCCGATTCGAAGCAAAAAGGAAGCGCGAAAGGAAGTTCACAGCCTGGAGCCGGTCGAAAGTCCCGCGCAATCTAG
- a CDS encoding GvpL/GvpF family gas vesicle protein, with the protein MSPSKAKKKASPTPIRSKKEARKEVHSLEPVESPAQSSARLQQQQQEGRYVYGVIEARDPFSFGKIGIGGAGENVYTVHHGDVAAVVSKTPVFIFDPTRENALAHEHVIETVMKNNTIIPMSFGTVFRTDDDIREVLKSIYPSLKDVLKQMANKLEFGLKVTWDRDRIVEELKRENEEIHRFQHELTRKHLQSTYFARMQLGRMIDKALAERAAEVVREIYDGLRAVCVASRDNKVIGDKMIMNAAFLIQKDKEPEFDAAVNAVAQKFGDRLNFKYTGPWPPYNFVNIRLKLERGTAS; encoded by the coding sequence ATGAGCCCAAGCAAAGCGAAGAAGAAGGCGAGTCCCACGCCGATTCGAAGCAAAAAGGAAGCGCGAAAGGAAGTTCACAGCCTGGAGCCGGTCGAAAGTCCCGCGCAATCTAGCGCACGCCTGCAGCAACAGCAGCAGGAAGGCCGATATGTGTATGGCGTGATCGAAGCACGCGATCCTTTCAGCTTCGGTAAAATCGGAATCGGTGGCGCCGGTGAAAACGTGTACACCGTTCATCATGGCGACGTCGCTGCCGTCGTGAGCAAGACGCCGGTCTTCATCTTCGATCCCACACGCGAGAACGCTCTCGCCCACGAGCACGTGATCGAAACCGTGATGAAGAACAACACGATCATCCCTATGAGCTTCGGTACTGTTTTTCGCACCGACGATGACATTCGCGAAGTCCTCAAGAGCATCTATCCATCGCTGAAAGATGTGCTTAAGCAGATGGCGAACAAGCTCGAATTCGGACTTAAGGTCACCTGGGATCGTGATCGCATCGTCGAAGAGCTCAAGCGCGAGAACGAGGAGATCCACCGCTTCCAGCACGAGCTTACACGCAAGCATTTGCAGTCCACCTACTTCGCCCGCATGCAGCTCGGCCGCATGATCGATAAGGCGCTGGCGGAGCGAGCGGCAGAAGTCGTGCGCGAAATCTATGACGGCCTGCGCGCCGTCTGCGTGGCTTCTCGCGACAATAAAGTCATCGGCGACAAGATGATCATGAACGCCGCTTTCCTCATCCAAAAGGATAAGGAGCCGGAGTTCGACGCCGCCGTGAATGCGGTGGCGCAGAAGTTTGGCGACCGATTGAATTTCAAGTACACCGGACCTTGGCCGCCTTATAACTTTGTGAATATCAGGCTGAAATTGGAGAGAGGGACGGCGAGTTAG
- a CDS encoding gas vesicle protein GvpG: MLFVDDLLMLPFTGFKSILRTLAKVAEEQYTDDAPLKEQLLHLQIELEEGSITDDQYVQREAQILRDLREIQNRKRELAGLPPEEGTGLSGKVKEGSGVELTWDPNSSDNVGPGR; encoded by the coding sequence ATGCTCTTCGTTGACGACCTTCTCATGCTTCCCTTCACCGGCTTCAAGTCCATCCTGCGGACTTTGGCCAAGGTGGCTGAGGAGCAATACACCGACGATGCTCCCCTGAAAGAGCAACTGCTGCATCTCCAAATCGAACTCGAAGAGGGTTCGATCACCGATGATCAATATGTGCAACGCGAAGCCCAGATCCTGCGCGATCTGCGCGAAATCCAAAACCGAAAGCGCGAACTAGCCGGCCTTCCACCTGAAGAAGGCACCGGACTCTCCGGAAAAGTAAAGGAAGGTTCCGGAGTGGAACTCACCTGGGATCCCAATTCCAGCGACAACGTCGGTCCGGGCCGATAG